In Musa acuminata AAA Group cultivar baxijiao chromosome BXJ3-9, Cavendish_Baxijiao_AAA, whole genome shotgun sequence, a single genomic region encodes these proteins:
- the LOC135586712 gene encoding protein FLOURY ENDOSPERM 6, chloroplastic-like isoform X1, whose protein sequence is MYSPPSVATPSSFLPSLPTPRFVAPFHAKIGSLGVLHPSRTRICGWRSGRRKEIVVKAREEEDAFAMAPRSMDVEAELYEFMRRSAKPMDFPTRDELVAAGRADLAETVAAQGGWLTFGWDLDDGGEEVIDGSQSMSDVAQEDGEVYQERVLNGSLGTNPATALGCEDRSAAPSFSGRSLEMENLEDGGVEGILSRLEKERSFSLALASRGKVVNGRDSWRNAVHDPGDTGGKLEDVNGTKSSVPDVEELEHSKVAETVPTDDRKMLEDDSLKVEWSTMHIQTQNSFMSHNGMKESFADKSQRHLHLQHLEADLSSALWLVRSRANGVVSHKHQGNSIDELHRPSDAWEFQETEIVNARDKLQSVRAKLAILEGNLSFKIMEARKVMEERQKRIDAAQNALHLLRMAYIVWPNSASEVLLAGSFDGWTGQRRMERSSSCIFTLQLKLYPGRYEIKFIVDGVWKTDPLHPIVHNNGHENNLLIVD, encoded by the exons ATGTATTCTCCTCCTTCCGTCGCAACTCCTTCCTCTTTCCTCCCCTCCCTCCCCACGCCGAGATTCGTAGCTCCATTCCATGCCAAGATCGGTTCTTTAGGGGTGCTCCACCCGTCGAGGACTAGAATCTGCGGATGGAGGagtgggaggaggaaggagatcgTCGTGAAagcgagggaggaggaggatgcgTTTGCGATGGCGCCAAGGAGTATGGACGTGGAGGCCGAGCTTTACGAGTTCATGCGGAGGTCCGCGAAGCCGATGGACTTCCCGACCAGGGACGAGCTCGTCGCCGCCGGGAGGGCCGACTTGGCGGAGACCGTGGCTGCGCAGGGCGGCTGGCTCACCTTTGGGTGGGATCTTGATGATGGCGGCGAGGAAGTAATCGATGGGTCGCAATCAATGAGTGACGTCGCTCAAGAAGATGGTGAAGTCTATCAAGAAAGGGTTCTTAACGGTTCTTTGGGGACTAATCCTGCAACTGCTCTGGGTTGTGAGGATCGTTCCGCTGCCCCATCTTTTTCCGGGAGATCATT GGAGATGGAGAATCTCGAGGATGGTGGGGTCGAGGGGATATTGAGCAGGCTGGAGAAAGAGAGGAGCTTCTCTCTTGCGCTGGCTTCAAGAGGGAAAGTGGTGAATGGTCGAGACTCATGGAGGAATGCTGTGCATGATCCAGGAGATACAG GTGGGAAATTGGAAGATGTTAATGGCACAAAAAGTTCAGTGCCAGACGTGGAGGAGTTGGAGCATTCAAAGG TTGCTGAAACTGTTCCCACTGATGACAGAAAGATGTTAGAGGATGACTCTTTAAAAGTTGAATGGAGCACTATGCATATACAAACTCAGAACTCATTTATGTCTCATAATGGGATGAAGGAGTCATTTGCTGACAAAAGTCAGAGACATTTACATCTTCAGCACTTGGAGGCAGATCTTAGCTCTGCACTTTGGTTAGTTAGATCTAGAGCTAATGGTGTTGTTTCACATAAG CACCAAGGAAACTCGATAGATGAGCTACATAGACCTTCTGATGCTTGGGAATTCCAAGAGACTGAGATAGTGAATGCCCGAGATAAGTTGCAGTCAGTTCGAGCAAAATTGGCAATTTTAGAAGGAAACTTGTCTTTTAAGATCAT GGAAGCACGAAAAGTAATGGAAGAGAGACAGAAAAGAATTGATGCTGCTCAAAATGCTTTACATCTTCTTCGTATGGCCTATATAGTCTGGCCTAATTCTGCTTCAGAGGTTTTACTTGCAGGGTCTTTTGATGGGTGGACTGGTCAG AGAAGGATGGAAAGATCAAGTTCCTGTATCTTCACTTTACAGCTAAAATTGTACCCTGGCCGGTATGAG ATCAAGTTCATTGTTGATGGTGTGTGGAAAACTGATCCACTGCACCCTATCGTGCACAACAATGGTCATGAGAATAACCTCCTTATTGTCGATTGA
- the LOC103997591 gene encoding thioredoxin H2-1 has product MGNLFSRTSSGLVITIHSKGKWNQHWQSHLASNKLMVIDFSSSNCGPCRFIKPEINAMAARYTEIEFVKIDVDKLMEVAEKWDVEVVPTFVLVKRGKEVGRVVGADKKELEETIQQQQQHQQRY; this is encoded by the exons ATGGGTAATTTGTTCTCCAGGACAAGCAGCGGTCTGGTCATCACAATCCACAGCAAAGGAAAATGGAACCAGCACTGGCAGTCGCATTTGGCATCCAACAAGCTG ATGGTGATTGACTTCTCGTCGTCCAATTGCGGGCCATGCCGTTTCATCAAGCCGGAGATCAATGCCATGGCGGCAAGGTACACTGAGATCGAGTTTGTCAAGATTGACGTCGACAAGCTCATG GAGGTGGCGGAGAAGTGGGACGTGGAGGTGGTGCCGACTTTTGTGCTGGTAAAGAGAGGGAAGGAGGTTGGCAGAGTTGTCGGTGCCGACAAGAAGGAGCTCGAGGAGACgatccagcagcagcagcagcatcagcaGCGGTACTGA
- the LOC135586712 gene encoding protein FLOURY ENDOSPERM 6, chloroplastic-like isoform X2, producing MYSPPSVATPSSFLPSLPTPRFVAPFHAKIGSLGVLHPSRTRICGWRSGRRKEIVVKAREEEDAFAMAPRSMDVEAELYEFMRRSAKPMDFPTRDELVAAGRADLAETVAAQGGWLTFGWDLDDGGEEVIDGSQSMSDVAQEDGEVYQERVLNGSLGTNPATALGCEDRSAAPSFSGRSLEMENLEDGGVEGILSRLEKERSFSLALASRGKVVNGRDSWRNAVHDPGDTVAETVPTDDRKMLEDDSLKVEWSTMHIQTQNSFMSHNGMKESFADKSQRHLHLQHLEADLSSALWLVRSRANGVVSHKHQGNSIDELHRPSDAWEFQETEIVNARDKLQSVRAKLAILEGNLSFKIMEARKVMEERQKRIDAAQNALHLLRMAYIVWPNSASEVLLAGSFDGWTGQRRMERSSSCIFTLQLKLYPGRYEIKFIVDGVWKTDPLHPIVHNNGHENNLLIVD from the exons ATGTATTCTCCTCCTTCCGTCGCAACTCCTTCCTCTTTCCTCCCCTCCCTCCCCACGCCGAGATTCGTAGCTCCATTCCATGCCAAGATCGGTTCTTTAGGGGTGCTCCACCCGTCGAGGACTAGAATCTGCGGATGGAGGagtgggaggaggaaggagatcgTCGTGAAagcgagggaggaggaggatgcgTTTGCGATGGCGCCAAGGAGTATGGACGTGGAGGCCGAGCTTTACGAGTTCATGCGGAGGTCCGCGAAGCCGATGGACTTCCCGACCAGGGACGAGCTCGTCGCCGCCGGGAGGGCCGACTTGGCGGAGACCGTGGCTGCGCAGGGCGGCTGGCTCACCTTTGGGTGGGATCTTGATGATGGCGGCGAGGAAGTAATCGATGGGTCGCAATCAATGAGTGACGTCGCTCAAGAAGATGGTGAAGTCTATCAAGAAAGGGTTCTTAACGGTTCTTTGGGGACTAATCCTGCAACTGCTCTGGGTTGTGAGGATCGTTCCGCTGCCCCATCTTTTTCCGGGAGATCATT GGAGATGGAGAATCTCGAGGATGGTGGGGTCGAGGGGATATTGAGCAGGCTGGAGAAAGAGAGGAGCTTCTCTCTTGCGCTGGCTTCAAGAGGGAAAGTGGTGAATGGTCGAGACTCATGGAGGAATGCTGTGCATGATCCAGGAGATACAG TTGCTGAAACTGTTCCCACTGATGACAGAAAGATGTTAGAGGATGACTCTTTAAAAGTTGAATGGAGCACTATGCATATACAAACTCAGAACTCATTTATGTCTCATAATGGGATGAAGGAGTCATTTGCTGACAAAAGTCAGAGACATTTACATCTTCAGCACTTGGAGGCAGATCTTAGCTCTGCACTTTGGTTAGTTAGATCTAGAGCTAATGGTGTTGTTTCACATAAG CACCAAGGAAACTCGATAGATGAGCTACATAGACCTTCTGATGCTTGGGAATTCCAAGAGACTGAGATAGTGAATGCCCGAGATAAGTTGCAGTCAGTTCGAGCAAAATTGGCAATTTTAGAAGGAAACTTGTCTTTTAAGATCAT GGAAGCACGAAAAGTAATGGAAGAGAGACAGAAAAGAATTGATGCTGCTCAAAATGCTTTACATCTTCTTCGTATGGCCTATATAGTCTGGCCTAATTCTGCTTCAGAGGTTTTACTTGCAGGGTCTTTTGATGGGTGGACTGGTCAG AGAAGGATGGAAAGATCAAGTTCCTGTATCTTCACTTTACAGCTAAAATTGTACCCTGGCCGGTATGAG ATCAAGTTCATTGTTGATGGTGTGTGGAAAACTGATCCACTGCACCCTATCGTGCACAACAATGGTCATGAGAATAACCTCCTTATTGTCGATTGA